ACTGTCATTTCAATAATTAcacaaaaaaagtgttttgtagTGTGGTGTCTTTCTCAAGAGGAAGGCTTACATTGTAAATGACCCTATTTGTTTTTAAACTGGCAAAGTCATTGTCCCTTAAAAATGTTGCTGTTGTACAGTTGGTTAAGCCAAGCAACAATCTGTCCCTGTAGCAATCACCCACCATCTTTTTTAAAGCCATCCAATAATAATAGATAACTCGAAACAAGAGGGCTGTGTATTCACCTCCATGTAGTTCTCCTCACACACTATCTCCCTGGCGCCCCACGGCCACTGGAGGGCGCAGTATAGGCGGAATGGAAAAGCTGTGGCAGTCCCGTTGGCCCAGCGATTCCAAAACCACATATTCAAACTGTACTCTGTGTCATTCTGCAACAGAGGAAATCATTAatatgtaggggggggggggggagaacacgTATGTGAAAGGGATGATGCCAAAATTGCATCAAATTGATAACATGTGTACGTTCAACCTGACTTAGGACGTTGCAGGCAAGAAAGGATGCCCGGAACACCAGGTCGCCACGGTGGTTCAGGAAGGCCGTGTAGCCGCATTTGGCCGCCTCTCGAGCGGATGGGATGTGGACCACACTCCGGTCTGGTTAATGTAATGCATGTTAACGGAAAGGTAATGCATCGTTTAATAACTAATCAAACAAATTTAACACGATCAAAACAATAAGGGATATATGCTACATAAACATCATTCGTTTTATAAATTGAATGATTTGttaaacatcagtgttaccttCAAAATTGAAACCGAACTTCTCAGCGAGGAAGGTTGACTTTATTGTAACCCAGAAGTGACGTTCGTGGCAATGCGTCCAAAAGTCCCCTAATCATTCGAGAAAAATTTTTTGAGAACAATGTGCGTAAAGCCCTTCACAGTCTGATCTAAACTAAGTGATAGTGGAGAATGAGCTATATGTTACCTGCCAGGACCGATGTCTCCAAGCACACTGCGAGGAGGAGCAAGGGGAAACATTTCCAAGTCATCCTACATTAAAGACGCGGAGTAATCAGTAGGAGAACCTACGGAGGATCTCGAAATAAATGTGTAattgtataaaaaataaatacatatttattcgACACTATGTTTTTACGACGTGGCCTGTAGGATTTGTTTACATGGATACCTTGTGTTATTTACTCGCCAGATGCATTTATGACTTGAAATCCGCACCTGATTGGAGTTCTTTATAGGGAGCATGCTCGCAGTAGACCAATGAGAGCCCGCTACACTTTGAATCGTAATTAAAGTAAATTTTTTAATGCGAGTCCTATGGAAGCATTCAATTCGTATAAATAAGTATCAGTTTTACAATCAAAATCCTTATTGGTCATTATAACTTTCACATTCCTTGCTTCCCTTCTTTCCTCGATTATGGAAGCAAGTGACTGCCAAATGTTTGAATTTTAAAAGCTGCTGAATTTTGAATCGGTAAATATAAACACCTTTGAATTCATAACATTAGAAATATTGCACTTTGAAGACAAGGACAGCTTGTCCAACTTGACATTGTGTATCTGACTCAGAGAATATTTGAAATCGTGTTTGTGAAATCATACAACTTGAAATTAGaaatttcaatttcaaacagGCTTGTTTTCCAGGTATAAGATTTAAATGTTATAAACTCAAAGGTGATTACATATCCATACAAATTGCAACATAATGGCAGTGATTTGCGCCCCCTCCTTCCTGCCCGGTGGGGGGCTGGACCACAGCGGGGGGCCAGTCGCAATGACATTATCTTCTGCGTGGTAAATGTTACCAAGTCACTAGAGGTTCATCGGGACTCAGATGAGTAATAGAGGATCCAATCTGCAAAATATGAAAACGGCACCGATAATAATGTATTATAATCATAATTAATGGTACATAGGAGAAGGCTATGGTAAGGTCATTTGAAAGTTACGAATTACCTATAACAATACGTGTTGTTTTATGTTgtataacacacacaaagacacacacacacacacacacacacacacacacacacacacacacacacacacacacacacacacacacacacacacacttaggatTTGCTTTGGGAAATGTATAACCTTTTTTAATACCTTAAACACTTCCTTTGTCTTTATTTTCAGCCGACAGGTGTGGGAGTCATTCCTTTCACTTACACTCCCCCACTGTTGGAATGGGCCAACTGTTTGGCGGGGgtcctacacacaaacacacacacgtatgcacgcacacgcacgtgcaccatcaaatacacacacaaacaaacacccacttgcacactcaaacacacacacacacacacacacacacacacacacacacacacacacacacacacacacacagacatgcccacatacacgcaaacaaacataactgcacacacacacacacacacacacacacacacacacacacacacacacacacacacacacacacacacacacacacacacacacacacacacacacacacacacataccgccTCATTAACATTTGAGTCACTTTGTGTCATTAGCAACGGCGCACAGCATGTGAGCATCACACTGTTTCCTTGACACGTATACAAAACTGTTAAAGATCGCTAATCACGACTGACACACCGAAAGGGTATATTATTAGAATCACATGTGTCATCtcgttcaacaaaataactaaagaaaacacaaacttaACAAATGAATCAACAAGTACGCATCAGACACAATCACCATTAAAAGTTATTGTTCGTTCACTGTATCAATGTTAGCATGGTTATTATATGGGGGCACGCTGGTCTTAATTATAAGACAGCAGGGGGTGGGTAAGGTTGGGGTGGGCCCAACGCAAGATCGAGGCCAAGGTGCtgaccttctccccccccccccctcccccccacacacacgcacgcacacacatcctttcCCCTTCTCCGAgtcattcctctctccaccaatcaCGTCGTCCGCTGGGTCGGGGTATGACGGGGGATAGGgtcggggcggtgggggggaggcCTTGAAGTATAGGGTGGCTACTCAATTCATCGTTTTGTTGTCAAATCTCGTTGGTGACCGAGACTGCGACGGAGAAACCTTGTTTGACGGACAGAGTGGGGAGGGAAATCTACAGACGCGCCACATTTTCCCTTCTTCGGTTTGAGCTCTCAGGCCTTTTGATTTGAACAAGGAGtttaaaaaactaaaatgacctTGACCCAACTGTGCTACGTGTGCCTCGCGGTGCTGCTTGGATCCCTCGCGCTTTCCCGAGTGGACGGCGCTCCCCAGTCGGAGCGACTCGGAGAATACctggagacggaggaggtgaGTTCGGAAGAATTCGataaataattgcattttttttttgcatttttcaaTATTTAATAGTGTGTTTAATTGTGtagaaaatattttattttctaaaagATTTGCTTTACTTGCTGTGGGCCGGAAAATGGATTCTCTTAATTTTCCTGAAGTCTGTTGAATGGATTGGTtttgttatttcatttttaCCAAGCTTTACATATAGCGatataaatgtttgtgttgGGTCCAATTGTTTTGTAGGCTAAATGTATATTTGCACTATACCAGAATCTATAGGCCAACTCACTCAATCTTAACCATATTTACCAGCCATTTCGCTTTAACATAGTTTTATCTTCTTTAAAAGGACCTTGCTCGAATGCTCTTACTGGACTATCTGGCTGAAATGGCCCCTGCCCGCACCAACGAGGTACTACCCGAGGAGGAGGTGTCGGGGATCAGGGAAGTGATGCGGCGCCACCTGGCCCTTTCCCAAAGGGAGCGCAAGGCAGGCTGCCGGAACTTCTTTTGGAAGACGTTTACATCTTGTTAGTGCTTTAgacatattatacattatacagAATTTATTATTGTGGCGTCTTTTTAATACATATTTCATTTACAATTACTAAAGTCtgttattcctttttttttcaagcAATGTTACTGTTTAGTTTGATGGAAATTAtacttaatttattattttaattgactAGACCAGTTTCACAACATGTAAAGAACAAGGATGCCGAGCCAGACCTCATTACCACTGGCCACAGCTGTATTGGGTGGAGCAAAAAGATGCACTGTGTAAAAATGATTAAAACTGAACCTAAAGTATATAaactaaaattaaaacaaaaacaaattttTAATAgggtattcttttttttttttaatgaagtaCAATCTGCATGGGAGAAGCCACATCATATAGTCATATTTCTCTCATTTCATCAAACGGTTCCTATCGCAGCTTGTGTCGAACGTACAACCCCGTGCTTCGGTAGGCTACAAAACAGAAGCCTTCAGGTGGGTGATGTCACGGGGGTTTCGTTCATGTCGCGGCCGACTTCAGCAAAGCAGGATTCGCATTGGcagcacaaacataaacaacgACAAACCCAGCAGGTCGCGTTGATTTACTGACGTTGGCGTGTCTAGTGTGTTAACTCATCTCATCATGGCACTTTGACCTCGGATAAGAAAATAACCTCAATGAGTTTTGACaatgtattgtaaaaaaaaaaagacaagcgAGTAAATCTAACAATGTGAATGAAGGGTAACGCATCAGAAAAACAAGGATGGCACAGAGCCAGAAGTCATTGAGGTAAGCTTTTGGAAAAGATTAGCCCTTGATGGCAGATAAACACAggacacacaaaataaaaataaaaaataaaaataagtgtcGGACGGAAAGACCGGGTAAACAGGAAAAAgccaaactaaataaatactgTAACACAAAGAACGAGCCAGAGGACCTGGCTTCGTTACATGGCCCTCAAAATAAGTTGTCTGACAACCCTGGTTTTCTTCTGCTTTTGGCAGTTGATTGAATTTGAACTTCATTGCACCTTCATATTCACGGTAACAGTCAAGTATAAAacagtttgtttttttaagtaacaacgaaaaaaataaaataataataataattgatttcCGGACATCTAGAAATGTTGGTTTGGCAGGAGGTCCCAAATGAAAGCCGTGCCTTGTTCTGTGTTGTACTAGCATACTAGCATCGGTTAGCGTTGAAACCAAACAATTATGTACAGTCACAGTTCACGTTGTATTTTATACTTTCTACGAGGTGGCATTGGGGTCGTTCAACGCTCATAAgtactttttcatttttgaatacattaattccattattttcatatttcaaaGTAGTTCCCCTAAAATCCAATTGTCATCCATTTATTTATAGTGAACACAGTGGTACCACACGTGTTGAACATCATATTATCTACCATTATTCATATCCTATGACCTATGACCTATGGAGGGTACAGGTGTAGACCAGGAGCCATCTGAAGAGTAACCAAAGGCAAACATCATACAAAGTAACACCGTCGCCTTCTTTGGTGAAACACCGTGGCATTCTGATTGGCCAAAGTCGGTGTCGCTGGACCCTCCTTTGAACCAATCCCAGTAACAAGCAAATGCAGTAGCTATTAGCCGTGTAGTACGCGGTGATTTGACGTTGCAAGTGGCTCCTGTGTTGGAGCCCTAGCTGCCTGCAGGTCAGGTTTTCTGAAGGCGACACTGAACCAAAGGGAACAAacgagaaataaaaagaaaataacaacgAAACTATAGGACGGTATTTTTTTAGTAAGGGACCCCGAGTCCGGCGGAAGCAAACAACAGAGTGTGGTTCACATGACAAGTCACGAGCGTGACCGTTGTGAACAGGAAACATCATTAGCGATTCTGTACCACTAGGGGGCACCAAAGAACCGAAGCCTCAAGTGTGGCCTCAGAAAAACGCGGTACATAGGGAGTACCATgattttgtatatatttgttaTCGTAACTACCCCCGACTCGTTCAACCAGATCGGAATCTGCCATTATTTTGAAACTGCTTAAGAGTTGATGCCAGTGGAACCAACCGACGGCTTCCGCGGCGTGCTAGCAGTCGGTGGATATCTTGGCGGAGAGGTCCTGGATGCGGCGGGCGCTGCAGCTCTTGCACAGGATGTGACCGTCCAGCGGGTAGCACCCCCGGCCCTCCTCCTCGGAAGACAGCAGCAGGCCGCACTCCTGGatggacacacggacacacacacacacagttaactcCTTCCCCCTCATGAATCCATTACAGCCATCCCTATCTTACCACCaggtataaaataaaaaaaagtcattGATTGCAAATCCGCCCGATAGTGCACTCCAGTCCAACCATATGTAtcgaaggatggatggatgagccAAACCAGTGGGTACGGTCCACTGGCTGGGCTGCGCGGTTGATCTATCCATCAGTCCATTATGCATGGAGTTTTCTCATCCACATCAATCCTGGTAGTGGAACAGTGACCCTATTTTTAAAGCACCGTATTCAACCGTGTTCAAACGTGGTCCTTCACAACGCCTTCATCAGGTAAAGTCGAGTATGAGACTCACAAATCATTACCTATAAACTGTTATGTTTAACATAGGAGCATGTGAAATAACAGAAGGCCATCAAGTCTTGGCCTTAAAGGTGAAACATTATACGaccaggtgtgaatgtgattaggcactacaagccgttttgaaagtcTGCCTCCTCTTTTGATGTCAGAAggggccgattttcaaaacgtccTTTAGCGGCTATTgacactcgcacctggtggtatgatgtGTCACCTTTAATGACAAACgcttgcatgcgtgcgtacACGCGTGCGTGCCTCTCACCTCACAGACGTAACAGTTGACGTGGAAGCTGCGGTCCAGCGCTACGATGCGCACCGTCTCCTCCTGGCCCGGCTCGGGCATGATGGCCTGGCCACACACGGAGCAGCGCGGGGCAAACTtcctgctccacacacacacacacacacacacacacacacacacacacacacacacacacacacacacacacacacacacacacacacacacacacacacacacacacacacacacacacacacacacaggagacaggATGGAGGGTATAAGCTAGAGTGCTCTTCAGTGGTtccgtgtgtttgagtgcaggGATATccgaaaacaaaacaatcatgATATGATACAAATTTCTGTGTAAACCGACGATAGTTTTGGCTTTGGATTTAGAGCAGTGTACTTATCTCACACTTCTCCTCGAGAAaagtatttccttttttttattcattaggATTTTCAAGATATCTCCTGCaggctgggttagggttagggttagaagctGGGGTAGAAGCAGGGTTCCTAGTCTAGGTGTTTCCGTCTGTTGTGGTGACTGACTAAGTGACATATTATGTTGCTTAAGTGATGCACGTAGGCAGCTCTCATTTACAATACAGTGGGACATTGGGTCACCCagcaaataaaagaaagaaaagtgtcAAATAGTGGGACGAATGACAATTCACGGATGAGGGGGATTAAATAAATCCCCTCCTGCTGAGAGTCTTCCACCAATCAGCACTGCAAGCCCCATCCCCAAGTTTCCTGAACCTTTTGAAAGTCCGTAAGGACGTATTTGGTGGTAAATTAATGTCCCCAGAACTTAACTTAGACTAATACACCCACACTAACTTAGACTTATACTAACTTAGACTCATGCACCCACACTAACTTAGACTAATACACCCACACTAACTGAGACTCATACTAACTTCGACTCATACACCCACACTAACTTAGACTCATACTAACTTAGACTCATACACCCACACTAACTTAGACTCATACTAACTTAGACTCATACACCCACACTAACTTAGACTCATACTAACTTAGACTCATACACCCACACTAACTGAGACTCATACTAACTTCGACTCATACACCCACACTAACTTAGACTCATACTAACTTAGACTCATACACCCACACTAACTTAGACTCATACTAACTTAGACTCATACACCCACACTAACTTAGACTCATGCTAACTTAGACTCATACACCCACACTAACTTAGACTCATACTAACTTAGACTCATACACCCACACTAACTTAGACTCATACTAACTTAGACTCATACACCCACACTAACTTAGACTCATACTAACTTAgactcattcacccacactaaCTTAGACTCATACTAACTTAGACTCATACACCCACACTAACTTCGACTCATACTAACTTTGACTCATACACCCACACTAACTTAGACTCATACTAACTTCGACTCATACACCCACACTAACTTACTCATACTAACTTAAGATTCATACACCCACACTAACTTAGACTCATACTAACTTAGACTCATACACCCACACTAACCTAGACTCATACTAACTTAGACTCATACGGTGGGGTTAGTCTTCGTGTTAGTGTGGGTGTACGAGTGTGCACCTGTGGAAGTCCTCGATGCAGTGGATCTGGGAGGTGGCGTCCACGGTGAAGGGCACCCCATCCAGGCAGCAGTTGCACACCACGCAGGTGAAGCAGCGAGGGTGGTAGGCCTTGCCCATGGCCCGCAGGATGCGGTCCAGGATGGGCTTGGAGCACTTGGAGCAACGCTCCAGCGTACTCTAGTGTACAgacacgaggagagagagagagagggagggagagagacacaggagagAATGGGTTTTTGCTTCCACACAAATCCTGACCACGACTCGCTCACCACTTTCATACAGAGGGATGACCGACCAAAGGTAATTTTCATCGCACATCGAACCTACGTCTTTTAAATGAAAACGTAGACGTTGAACATTTTCAATTGGCCACAGATGGCCATTGGCCACACATACTAAAAATGTGCCACTCAAATTAAGCTTGATTAACATTTTACACATTCGATTAGATTAGGAATTGAGGAAATTGCACAACAATTATTTTCTATTCTTCACTTCTTCTCCGTTTGCATTATCGTATCGTCTTAATGGTTGTGTACGTGCAGCAATTGTATTTATCACATTCACATCATTAGCATTTACTTGGTGACGTGTTGCCAAGAAAATGCAACAACACAAAGACGACAAAGCAAGGAGCCAAACTAAGTCGGGGCCTTGTGGCCGCAGCTCAAACCCACGATGTAGCAGCTCTCGCAGTAGCTCTTCTTGTCCAGGGCGTAGAAGGGCTTCCCCCGCAGGCGGGCGTGGCAGGTGATGCAGGTGAAGCACTCCACGTGGAACACCTGCTCCATGGCGATGCAGCCGCTGCCGTCGCCCAGCACGTTGTCCCCGCAGCGGGCGCAGCGGCCTGGGGACccggacgcacacgcacaaggtCACGCTTTGGAACACACGGTGCAGAAAACGGCATGCAACACAGCAGGCGGTGCTGTTATTATGTTTGGCGTGAAGCCGTTGTTGTTTAGAACATCCACGTGGACTAAAAGGTGGGACAGTCCCGATGACACCGCTGTCCTGAATGTGGTCATCACTGGTACTGCTTTATTAGAGCATATGTGTAGACTGACGTCTGACAAGTGTCGCTTAGAaaaagagtctgctaaatgcccttaatatAAACATTGAAGTGGGAAatttgcaacaaaaaaaagggtGTGGTCGTATAGAGGTGAAAAAGGGTTGTAgaatttattacaaaaaaaggaTGAGTTTGTTCCACTCAATATGTTTTTTCTCCCCTTGGACTAACCTCCACGACAAAGTTGCGCTGCTTTTATGacttaaaaaaaggaaagcatCATCAACGTGTCCATTGAAAGAACATAGGCCGTACCAAAGTACTCCTCGACAGGGGGGTGGTTCATGTCGTACACCAGCTTCTTGGTGAGCCGGTCCAGCTCCTCTTCAggtctgggtgtggacgcccccTGGAGGCCACATGGGGAGACAGTGAGGACGGCTAGACACAGGGTAGATAGACACACAGggtagatagacacacacagggtagaTAGACACACAGGGTAGATAGACACACAGGGTAGATAGACACACAGGGTAGATAGAGACACAGGGTAGATAGACACACAGGGTAGATAGACACACAgggcagatagacacacagggtAGATAGACACACAGGGTAGATAGACACACAGGGTAGATAGACTCACAGGGTAGATAGACACACAGGGTAGATAGAGACACAGGGTAGATAGAGACACAGGGCAGATAGAGACACAGGGTAGATAGAGACACAGGG
This is a stretch of genomic DNA from Gadus chalcogrammus isolate NIFS_2021 chromosome 17, NIFS_Gcha_1.0, whole genome shotgun sequence. It encodes these proteins:
- the LOC130370509 gene encoding somatostatin-1-like, with product MTLTQLCYVCLAVLLGSLALSRVDGAPQSERLGEYLETEEDLARMLLLDYLAEMAPARTNEVLPEEEVSGIREVMRRHLALSQRERKAGCRNFFWKTFTSC
- the LOC130370267 gene encoding thyroid receptor-interacting protein 6-like; translation: MDGYGPRQRSHDNAMGHRSNIDADIDSLTSMLADLDSHQPDPNTQLYDNVPYSPPPPGRPLQPLPPSVAPPPLPSRPSVGYPPHPSQNQYHKGRAYPPSPSTPSTSSPSPSTTTGPPYPQPVPASYSTASTPTGPRFSVQVKTAQPVTYSQTGRQAEQAHTPPPPPRQHQHGAPAPGGAPRGWYAGAPQGQEMHHPGAEPGQQGGGRGAQRGPEGGQGPAYQTNKGASTPRPEEELDRLTKKLVYDMNHPPVEEYFGRCARCGDNVLGDGSGCIAMEQVFHVECFTCITCHARLRGKPFYALDKKSYCESCYISTLERCSKCSKPILDRILRAMGKAYHPRCFTCVVCNCCLDGVPFTVDATSQIHCIEDFHRKFAPRCSVCGQAIMPEPGQEETVRIVALDRSFHVNCYVCEECGLLLSSEEEGRGCYPLDGHILCKSCSARRIQDLSAKISTDC